The following are encoded together in the Deltaproteobacteria bacterium RIFCSPHIGHO2_02_FULL_44_16 genome:
- a CDS encoding copper-translocating P-type ATPase has translation MHDAKRKPIPQGDQLEGTIYTCPMHPEVEQIGPGLCPKCGMALEPKEGIAQEDDRELKEMSRRFWFSTLLTLPLLVIAMAHLHVSPLIQLLLATPVCVWSAWPFYQRAIASLRNRHLNMFTLIGLGVSVAYLYSFVAAVFPLLFPASFQNERGEVDVYFEAAAGIVTLILLGQVLELKARSQTSTAIKALFGLSPKIAHILRTQGEEDILLAEVHVGDRLRVKPGEKIPVDGIVIEGKSSVDESMLTGEALPVEKKQGDRVIGATLNGTGMLILEATKVGSETLLAQIIHMVAEAQRSRAPIQKLADTVSSYFVPSVIAISLLTFLVWTLVGPTPSISYALINAVAVLIIACPCALGLATPLSIMVATGKGASFGVLFRNAEAIETLQKVDTLVLDKTGTLTLGKPKVVSIFSRDISENELLQLVASLEVASEHPLATALAEAAKERGINPEKAAGFEGVTGRGVKGVINGKNVLVGNQNFLDDARIDTTFFRLKGDELRRRGETVIFVAINEKLSGIVGITDPIKETTPEALRELRKEKMKIVMLTGDNEMTARAVAEKIGIDEVIAGVLPAQKAMKIRELQSKGYKVAMVGDGINDAPALAQADVGIAMGTGTDIAMESAHVTLVKGDLRGILRARRLSMVTMRNIKQNLFFAFLYNTLGVPIAAGALYPFFGLLLSPMIAAAAMSLSSVSVIVNALRLKRLRVSS, from the coding sequence ATGCATGACGCTAAAAGGAAGCCCATTCCTCAAGGTGATCAGCTTGAAGGAACAATCTACACCTGTCCCATGCATCCGGAAGTTGAACAGATTGGACCAGGACTATGTCCTAAGTGTGGCATGGCGCTTGAACCAAAAGAAGGAATCGCGCAGGAAGACGATCGAGAACTCAAAGAGATGTCGCGACGATTTTGGTTCTCTACTCTTTTAACGCTTCCTCTCCTTGTCATTGCCATGGCTCATCTTCATGTAAGTCCACTCATTCAGCTTCTTCTCGCAACGCCTGTCTGTGTCTGGTCGGCATGGCCGTTTTATCAACGAGCAATTGCTTCTCTTCGAAATCGTCATTTGAATATGTTCACGCTGATTGGACTCGGTGTAAGTGTAGCGTATCTCTATAGTTTCGTCGCTGCAGTTTTTCCTTTACTCTTTCCAGCGTCGTTTCAAAACGAAAGAGGAGAGGTTGATGTTTACTTCGAGGCTGCAGCAGGAATTGTGACGCTTATTCTCTTAGGTCAAGTTTTGGAACTCAAAGCTCGTTCACAGACAAGTACTGCAATCAAAGCGCTTTTTGGTTTATCTCCAAAGATTGCCCATATTTTACGGACGCAAGGTGAAGAAGATATTTTGTTAGCAGAAGTTCACGTTGGTGATCGTCTTCGCGTGAAACCTGGCGAAAAAATTCCCGTCGATGGAATCGTGATTGAAGGGAAAAGCAGTGTTGATGAATCAATGCTCACAGGCGAGGCACTTCCGGTTGAAAAAAAACAGGGGGATCGTGTCATTGGCGCGACGCTCAATGGCACAGGCATGCTCATTCTTGAAGCCACAAAAGTGGGAAGTGAAACGCTTCTTGCGCAGATCATCCATATGGTTGCTGAAGCGCAGCGGAGTCGAGCTCCGATTCAGAAATTGGCGGATACGGTCTCGAGCTATTTTGTGCCGAGTGTTATCGCAATTTCTCTTCTGACCTTTCTTGTTTGGACTTTGGTGGGTCCAACACCCAGCATCTCCTATGCTCTTATCAATGCTGTTGCTGTGCTGATTATTGCTTGTCCCTGCGCGCTTGGTTTGGCAACTCCACTTTCGATTATGGTGGCAACGGGAAAAGGGGCTTCTTTTGGTGTTCTTTTTCGAAATGCTGAAGCCATTGAAACATTGCAGAAAGTCGACACACTTGTGCTCGATAAAACAGGAACGCTGACACTCGGAAAACCAAAAGTTGTTTCAATTTTTTCGCGCGATATTTCTGAAAATGAATTGCTTCAGCTTGTTGCGAGTCTTGAAGTGGCGAGTGAACATCCATTGGCAACTGCATTGGCCGAAGCTGCAAAAGAGAGAGGAATAAACCCAGAAAAAGCCGCAGGCTTTGAGGGGGTGACGGGAAGGGGAGTGAAGGGGGTGATCAACGGAAAAAATGTTCTTGTTGGAAATCAAAACTTCCTGGACGATGCGCGCATTGACACCACCTTTTTTCGTCTCAAAGGGGATGAACTTCGTCGTCGCGGTGAAACGGTTATCTTTGTGGCGATCAATGAAAAATTGAGTGGAATTGTTGGCATTACGGATCCCATCAAAGAAACAACGCCGGAAGCGCTTCGTGAACTTCGTAAAGAAAAAATGAAGATTGTCATGTTAACGGGCGACAATGAAATGACGGCACGAGCTGTAGCGGAAAAAATAGGAATTGATGAGGTGATTGCTGGTGTGCTTCCCGCTCAGAAAGCAATGAAAATTCGAGAGCTGCAATCAAAGGGGTATAAAGTTGCCATGGTTGGTGATGGTATTAATGATGCTCCGGCGCTTGCGCAGGCAGATGTTGGCATTGCGATGGGAACTGGAACGGATATTGCCATGGAGAGTGCTCATGTGACACTCGTCAAAGGAGATTTACGTGGCATTTTGCGTGCGCGACGTTTAAGTATGGTGACGATGCGCAATATCAAACAGAATCTTTTCTTTGCATTTCTTTATAATACGCTTGGTGTTCCTATTGCTGCTGGAGCTCTCTATCCTTTTTTTGGCCTTCTTCTTTCACCCATGATCGCAGCCGCAGCGATGAGTTTGAGTTCTGTTTCTGTCATTGTAAATGCATTGCGATTGAAACGTCTTCGAGTATCTTCCTGA